The nucleotide sequence CTAATTCTCTTTTGTTGTCTGATTTCCTTTATGCTTCTTTTTCACAAGTTTACAATGATCAACTTATACATATTTATGGTGTTGGAACAGGACTAGTAAACCACTCTCCAACTTATTACCTACTTCCCAAGAATCCATTTTGCATGGCATTGCTAAAAAAATCACCATTTTTTCCATGACCCACCTAAAATTTTCCAATTCTTTTTAGAACTTCATATAAGGAGCTATTAACAAGATACATTCAATCACTGAAAGTTCTCTAAAAAAAATGGTCAGATTTCTTAACCCCATTTTCCTCTCCTGCCTGTACATAATTTTCATACATTCCCTTTCGGTCAATGCAACAACTCTGCAATCTGATATTGATGTTCTAGAGGCCTTCAAGACATCGATAGACCCTTTTTCAATCTCCACGGATTCCTTCCTCAGTAGTTGGGATTTCAACTTGGACCCTTGTGAGACAACGGGGGCAAGTTTCTTGGGCATTCTTTGCACAGTTCCTGATGTGGACACTAACTCCTCAGGCCGGATAATGGAAATCGATCTAGAAGGAGATGAACTGGAGGGCTTCTTGACATCGTCAATCGGGAACTTAACTGAACTTGTCTCTCTGAATCTAGGCAGGAACAGGTTTAGAGGGCCAGTGCCTGAGACTATCACTAATTTGAGGAAACTCACTAGTCTTCAACTTTATGAGAATTTTTTCTCTGGTAGTCTTGTTAATGGCATTGGTGAACTCACAAAACTTGAAATCCTTGATGTCTCAAATAATAGGCTCTCTGGTTCAATCCCTTCATCAATTACATCACTTCGAAGTTTGACTCAATTAGACCTGTCTAACAATGAATTGACAGGAAAACTTCCTCAACTTAATGGTCTATGGCAACTCTCTTCATTCGATCTTTCCAATAACCAAATTTATGGGAATTTGCCACAGTTCCCATTGAAGATCAAGACACTATCACTTGGTCACAACTTGCTCTCAGGACACATTACCCCGGTGCATAAACTTAGACATCTCAGAACATTAGACCTTAGTGATAACAGATTTTCAGGAGGAATAAACAAGGGGATCTTCATGTTACCTGAATTAAGTTACGCAAACGTTTCAGTAAACCGATTCACAGTGTTGGAGGTGGTGGAATTCTCTGATAAAGAATCACAGCTTCACACACTGGACGTACATGCCAATCGTATACATGGCCATTTGCCTGTGAACTTGATTAGGTACCCAAACTTAACGGAAGTAAACCTTGGACATAACCTGTTTTCGGGCGAGATTCCATCAGAATATTGGCCACGACTCGGGTTTTCATGGAGAAGTCTCAACTTGGAATATAATAACCTGGAGGGATCGGTGCCCCGAGACCTCAACAGGACTTTAGAAGGGGTTCAGGGAAGTTTTGAACACAACTGTCTCATTTGTCCGAAGGGCTTGCAGCTATGTCATGGACAGAGGCCAGCATCAGAATGTCATGGAGGAAACCACAATTAGTTGAGATATTTAGCTAGCGTCAGAATGTCATGGAGGAGACCATAATTAGTTGAGAGATTTAGCTTTTGAATGTCTTGAAAATTACTTACTTTACATGTATGGAATATCTAATGTCAGTTTTTCAAGGTTAAATGTTTTCCTAGTTCCCAATATAGTTTATCAGTTGTAGCCTGTTATTTCAATGAATAACGAGTAGCATTGGAATGAAGCAGCTCATATCTTCATTTTTTATTGGTGGAATACATCGAAAGCCCCTTAAATTTGTTATTATCTACTATCATTTAAACACTCGAACTACAACATGTTTCTATTGAACACCTGAACACATGATGAAATGGTCCTATCAGACACTCTTCCGTATCAAATCTTTGAAAAGTTTTTGTGCATGTTCTCAAAAGACATTACATAAATAAAGTTAATCACTTAAAATGAATCACCTCCTTTAATTATACACATTAGTCTCAATAAGCCATAAACCCTTATGCTTATTTCCATCGAGTCCAATCTGG is from Capsicum annuum cultivar UCD-10X-F1 chromosome 5, UCD10Xv1.1, whole genome shotgun sequence and encodes:
- the LOC107872549 gene encoding LRR receptor-like serine/threonine-protein kinase FLS2, whose translation is MVRFLNPIFLSCLYIIFIHSLSVNATTLQSDIDVLEAFKTSIDPFSISTDSFLSSWDFNLDPCETTGASFLGILCTVPDVDTNSSGRIMEIDLEGDELEGFLTSSIGNLTELVSLNLGRNRFRGPVPETITNLRKLTSLQLYENFFSGSLVNGIGELTKLEILDVSNNRLSGSIPSSITSLRSLTQLDLSNNELTGKLPQLNGLWQLSSFDLSNNQIYGNLPQFPLKIKTLSLGHNLLSGHITPVHKLRHLRTLDLSDNRFSGGINKGIFMLPELSYANVSVNRFTVLEVVEFSDKESQLHTLDVHANRIHGHLPVNLIRYPNLTEVNLGHNLFSGEIPSEYWPRLGFSWRSLNLEYNNLEGSVPRDLNRTLEGVQGSFEHNCLICPKGLQLCHGQRPASECHGGNHN